A single window of Vanessa tameamea isolate UH-Manoa-2023 chromosome 5, ilVanTame1 primary haplotype, whole genome shotgun sequence DNA harbors:
- the LOC135194842 gene encoding uncharacterized protein LOC135194842, translating to MVIYGIILFLISQANAIFSTFEESCDDIQCSNVYDPVCGEATALNGKRVIKRYHNICYLRMIQCQFKIADVQRIPDDMCNINKILVDPVNGRRLEDFSIVGAHQACNHTCPTFCLDTYDPACAQIWAHNMQSYVYRPMINHCHIDLYSCVVGVNVTIQPLIGKCYKNPSAINFMFHIASLKTLKLLDEPPSEQITGKRSSRRANVNRITKKEIKDFLKSLGNRIRMIG from the exons ATGGTCATTTacggaataattttatttttaatctctcAAG CGAATGCTATATTTTCCACATTTGAAGAATCTTGTGACGACATACAATGTTCAAATGTATACGATCCAGTGTGCGGTGAAGCAACAGCGCTTAACGGCAAAAGAGTTATCAAAAGATACCACAATATTTGTTACTTAAGAATGATACAATGCCAATTTAAAATTGCAG acGTTCAACGAATTCCTGACGATATGtgcaatatcaataaaattcttGTTGATCCTGTAAATGGCCGCAGACTCGAAGATTTTAGCATAGTTGGAGCTCATCAGGCTTGCAACCACACGTGCCCAACTTTCTGCTTAGACACATATGACCCGGCGTGTGCACAAATATGGGCCCATAACATGCAGAGCTACGTCTATAGACCAATGATAAACCATTGTCATATCGATCTATATTCTTGCGTTGTTGGAGTTA aCGTCACCATTCAACCTTTAATCGGTAAATGTTACAAGAATCCCTCCGCAATAAACTTCATGTTCCACATTGCCTCGTTGAAAACCCTCAAGCTACTCGACGAGCCGCCCTCAGAACAGATCACTGGAAAGAGATCCTCACGAAGAGCTAATGTAAACCGAATTACCAAAAAGGAAATTAAAGATTTCCTTAAAAGTCTTGGTAACCGCATTCGAATGATTGGATAA
- the LOC113392486 gene encoding odorant receptor 4-like, which produces MSSKDKVMAKQEIHKTLKLCNFCTRKIGISFTDEQPKDLISKIWTYMWFLGSALILFLKLAGQVDYAVTKLVNSASVVEFVAGLHIIGYDTMSFGKMLTMWYKRNIFRNLLNELADLWPTLDRDKDSIDIKRKKLSRLQIGQFWYAFWNILGVWLYNLTPIVIYVYRKIQGTPANLGYIWHLSYPFDKTQPVYHELAFVFETFGGVVSVWSMLGSDILFMTMASHISMLLRLLQLKIRRLGTQNGGTINQFKHGDHYQEIISVIKTHQRLIMYGNDLEDAFSIVNLINVLLSSVNICCVVFNILLDPWMAMSNKFFLGAALTQVGILCWYADDIFTSSSGVADAVYNSGWYNSDIQCQRALLVMIQRSQKPLYFTALKFSSITMSTYSSILINSYSYFTLLYTVYISD; this is translated from the exons ATGTCAAGCAAAGACAAAGTTATGGCGAAACAGgaaattcataaaactttaaaactgtGTAACTTTTGCACAAGAAAAATAGGAATTTCTTTTACCGATGAACAACCGAAagatttaattagtaaaatatggACATATATGTGGTTTCTGGGATCtgcgttaatattatttttaaagttagccGGTCAAGTGGACTACGCTGTGACGAAGCTCGTCAATTCAGCATCAGTCGTCGAATTCGTTGCAGGCTTACATATTATTGGCTACGACACCATGA GTTTCGGTAAGATGTTGACGATGTGGTACAAAAGGAATATATTTCGAAACCTTCTCAATGAACTCGCCGACCTGTGGCCGACATTGGACCGCGACAAAGATTCTATTGACATCAAACGAAAGAAACTTTCTAGACTTCAAATCGGTCAATTCT GGTATGCCTTTTGGAATATATTAGGAGTATGGCTATACAACTTGACTCCAATAGTGATTTACGTCTACCGCAAGATTCAAGGCACACCTGCTAATTTAGGCTACATCTGGCACTTATCGTATCCCTTTGATAAGACTCAACCCGTATACCACGAACTTGCTTTTGTCTTTGAAACGTTTGGAG GCGTTGTGTCAGTATGGTCAATGCTCGGTTCAGATATTCTATTCATGACGATGGCGAGTCACATTAGCATGTTGCTGCGGCTTTTGCAGTTAAAGATCCGACGCTTGGGTACACAAAATGGCGGCACTATTAATCAGTTTAAACATGGCGATCATTATCAAGAAATTATATCTGTTATTAAAACACACCAGAGACTTATAAT GTACGGAAATGATTTGGAAGACGCATTCTCAATTGTCAATCTAATCAACGTTCTTTTGAGCTCCGTGAACATTTGCTGTGTTGTTTTCAATATA CTTCTAGATCCATGGATGGCAATGAGTAATAAGTTCTTCTTGGGCGCTGCTTTAACTCAAGTTGGTATTCTGTGTTGGTATGCTGATGACATTTTTACATCa AGCTCAGGCGTAGCAGACGCGGTGTACAATAGCGGATGGTATAACAGTGACATCCAATGCCAGCGAGCATTGCTAGTCATGATACAAAG ATCCCAGAAACCTTTATATTTTACAGCACTTAAATTCAGCTCCATCACCATGTCAACCTACAGTTCG ATTCTCATTAACTCTTATTCCTACTTCACATTATTATACACCGTATACATAAGTGACTAA